Proteins from one Megalops cyprinoides isolate fMegCyp1 chromosome 11, fMegCyp1.pri, whole genome shotgun sequence genomic window:
- the LOC118785803 gene encoding cytochrome b-245 heavy chain: protein MGNWVANEGLSSFVILVWLGINAFLFVHFYMAFLTERFYYTRVLLGHALSWARAPAACLNFNCMLILLPVCRNLLSFLRGSVQRCSRSAARQLDRNLTFHKLVAYMIAFHTAVHIMAHLFNFEWFMGGQLDSNNTLPYVLSQIGNGDNRSFLNPIRTRDTNPTYVMFTTIAGLTGVVITLALILIITSSMEVIRRSYFEVFWFTHHLFVIFFIGLVIHGVGRIVRGQTAESLKQHNPEQCAKYFETWGQNGTFCPVPNFAGNPPMTWKWVVGPMFLYLCERLVRFYRSQQKVVITKVVMHPSKTLELQMKKKGFQMEVGQYVFLQCPSVSQLEWHPFTLTSSPEEDHFSVHIRIVGDWTQGLYEACGGDKPGFQDAWKLPKMAVDGPFGTASEDVFRYEVVMLVGAGIGVTPFASILKSVWYKYVHENASVFTKKIYFYWLCPETQAFEWFADLLQSLEGQMLEKGMTDFLSYNIYLTRWKDTEAAHFTVHHEAENDPITGLKQKTRYGKPNWDTEFNTIGAKHSGSKVGVFLCGPTPLAKALEKQCLAHSLSGVDFIFNKENF, encoded by the exons aTGGGCAACTGGGTAGCCAACGAGGGACTCTCTAGCTTTGTCATT ctggtgTGGCTTGGGATCAATGCTTTCCTATTTGTGCACTTTTACATGGCCTTTCTCACTGAGAGGTTCTACTACACCAGGGTTCTCCTTGGG CACGCCCTGTCATGGGCCAGAGCCCCTGCTGCCTGCCTCAATTTCAACTGCATGCTCATCCTGCTGCCGGTCTGCCGAAACCTGCTCTCCTTCCTGCGAGGCTCCGTCCAG cgcTGCAGCCGCAGTGCTGCTCGGCAGCTGGACAGGAACCTGACCTTCCATAAACTGGTGGCGTACATGATAGCCTTTCACACCG CTGTCCACATTATGGCTCATCTGTTCAACTTTGAGTGGTTCATGGGCGGCCAGCTAGACAGCAACAACACCTTGCCCTATGTGCTGTCCCAGATTGGCAATGGAGACAACCGGTCTTTTCTGAACCCCATCAGAACCAGAGACACT AACCCAACCTATGTGATGTTCACCACCATTGCTGGGCTGACTGGAGTGGTGATCACTCTGGCTCTGATCCTCATAATCACATCCTCCATGGAGGTCATCCGCAGGTCCTACTTCGAGGTCTTCTGGTTCACCCACCACCTCTTCGTCATTTTCTTCATTGGCCTGGTTATCCACGGAGTTGG GCGAATTGTGCGAGGCCAAACGGCTGAGAGTCTGAAGCAGCACAACCCAGAGCAGTGTGCCAAATACTTTGAGACATGGGGACAGAATGGCACCTTTTGTCCTGTACCAAATTTTGCTGGGAACCCACCAATG acatgGAAGTGGGTGGTGGGACCAATGTTCCTGTATTTGTGTGAGAGACTAGTTCGATTCTACAGGTCGCAACAGAAGGTTGTCATCACAAAG GTGGTGATGCACCCCTCCAAGACCCTGGAGCTGCAGATGAAGAAGAAGGGCTTCCAGATGGAAGTGGGACAGTACGTGTTCCTGCAGTGCCCCTCTGTGTCCCAGCTAGAGTGGCACCCCTTCACCCTGACCTCTTCCCCAGAGGAGGACCACTTCAGCGTCCACATCCGCATCGTTGGTGACTGGACGCAGGGACTATACGAAGCCTGCGGCGGAGACAAGCCAGGGTTTCAGGACGCCTGGAAACTACCAAA GATGGCGGTGGATGGGCCGTTTGGCACAGCCAGTGAGGATGTCTTCCGGTACGAGGTGGTCATGCTTGTGGGTGCTGGCATTGGGGTCACACCCTTTGCTTCCATTCTCAAGTCGGTGTGGTACAAGTATGTCCATGAGAATGCCAGCGTGTTCACCAAGAAG ATCTACTTCTACTGGCTGTGCCCTGAGACCCAGGCCTTTGAGTGGTTTGCAGACTTGCTGCAGAGTCTGGAGGGACAGATGCTGGAGAAGGGAATGACTGACTTCCTCAGTTACAACATCTACCTGACCAGGTGGAAGGATACAGAG GCGGCCCACTTCACAGTTCACCATGAGGCAGAGAATGACCCAATCACCGGACTGAAACAGAAGACCCGATATGGGAAACCCAACTGGGACACTGAGTTCAATACCATTGgagcaaagcattctgg GTCCAAAGTTGGGGTGTTCCTGTGTGGCCCCACTCCTTTGGCAAAAGCCTTAGAGAAACAATGCCTGGCCCACTCCCTGTCTGGGGTTGACTTCATCTTCAATAAGGAGAATTTCTGA